From one Rhopalosiphum padi isolate XX-2018 chromosome 2, ASM2088224v1, whole genome shotgun sequence genomic stretch:
- the LOC132921241 gene encoding activating signal cointegrator 1 complex subunit 1, whose amino-acid sequence MDVLRPKILNIDGRQYRLNTADCCPNEYDEPETDKAETQMHNIGTSERLPSYVERDDIEEEESDDLNIYMEGDRCVLKLEAPNIFYGLIIGRNRENLKNLEYQTRTRIKIPNTRENNIITIKGEQRAHVIAAKSKIDAIIKRGRFKQSMTHFVSLPMVNSIVIDNYLAFKKMVLDECGQCHGVNELLFQDQFKLHLTITCFVLCNAAEIKRAIKLMEQCENTIIRPMNLKSLDVLVSGLDYMNDDPSEVNVLYAKVESPKIQMLADKIQTFFQDCDLALQPRNNHVKLHITLMNSGFYDYQVSVNGGSGKNTHLTFDARKIIEKFNDYTFGTVQLSDIHLTQRHTTDSNGYYKSSFVLKL is encoded by the exons ATGGATGTATTACGtccaaaaatattgaacattgaTGGTCGACAGTATCGTTTAAATACTGCTGATTGTTGTCCAAATGAGTATGATGAACCCGAAACAGACAAGGCCGAAACACAAATGCACAATATTGGAACATCTGAAAGACTGCCGTCTTATGTTGAAAGAGATG atATCGAAGAAGAAGAATctgatgatttaaatatttacatggaAGGTGATCGATGTGTATTGAAACTAGAAGCTCCAAA tatattttatggtttgatCATTGGTAGAAATCGAGAAAATCTCAAAAATCTTGAATATCAAACAAGAACTAgaattaaaattcctaatacgagagaaaataatataataa ctATAAAAGGAGAACAAAGGGCACATGTTATTGCTGCTAAATCAAAAATTGATGCAATTATAAAGAGAGGTCGATTCAAACAGAGTATGACTCATTTTGTGTCCTTGCCAATGGTCAACTCAATAGTGATTGATAACTACTTAGCTTTCAAG aaaatggTTCTTGATGAATGTGGCCAATGCCATGGTGTTAATGAACTTTTATTTCAAGATCAATTTAAACTTCATTTAACAATTACCTGTTTTGTGCTATGTAATGCAGCAGAAATAAAAAGAGCTATCAAATTAATGGAACAATgtgaaaatactataataag GCCTATGAATTTGAAATCCTTGGATGTATTAGTTTCTGGATTAGATTATATGAATGATGATCCATCAGAAGTGAATGTTTTATATGCCAAAGTGGAAAGCCCTAAAATTCAAATGTTGGcagataaaatacaaacattctTCCAAGATTGTg acTTGGCATTACAACCCAGAAATAATCATGTAAAACTACATATAACTTTGATGAATTCCGGATTCTAtgattatcaagttagtgttaaTGGAGGTTCTGGCAAAAACACTCATCTTACATTTGATGCTAGAAAAATAATTGAA aaatttaatgattatacatTTGGAACTGTACAGCTATCAGATATTCATCTGACCCAACGCCATACAACTGATTCAAATGGGTATTACAAATCATCATTTGTACTAAAACTTTAA
- the LOC132921240 gene encoding sorting nexin-4-like — protein sequence MDNSTESQTLIDHASISITEADKRMNSALSLKEYYTVYIIETKIDSETWAEAKGMQKLSLATRRYTDFVTLHNHLGDKYPWVVIPPLPEKKQSFMWNSEAVSDTMDPDFVDRRRAGLESFLKRIASHPEIGYDECFLKFLGECDNWIDLSKQHNNILKDTELTIKTMNASLRGRNSDNRFEAIKTYSNKLQGSINKILTYRAKQAERLYNVDMIHLHYGRIFSELSAVDNDIGDAVQRTGHYMDSIASAISPALEDEEVIMDQLKEYLAFTNSLHTFVKNHDSLNYNLNQLNNMSNNKETSGIMSRLFGYTAAAAERDTAAIEAYENKKIEAKANYSEFVDKSLENYKEFERQKDSDLMKILKDYVAFQTKYAQKGLQTWKNILHSIQSIE from the exons ATGGATAACTCTACAGAATCTCAA ACGTTGATCGATCATGCAAGTATTAGTATCACAGAAGCTGACAAGCGTATGAATTCAGCGTTGAGCCTTAAGGAATACTATACTGTATACATCATTGAAACAAA AATCGACAGTGAAACATGGGCTGAAGCAAAAGGAATGCAAAAGTTGTCATTGGCAACCCGGCGATATACTGACTTTGTGACACTTCACAACCACTTGGGAGATAAATATCCTTGGGTTGTCATACCACCACTGCCAGAAAAGAAACAATCTTTCATGTGGAACAGTGAAGCTGTCTCTGATACTATGGATCCAGATTTTGTTGATAGAAGACGTGCAGGACTAGAGAGTTTTCTCAAGAGAATAGCTAGCCATCCTGAAATAGGTTATGACGAgtgttttcttaaatttttaggCGAATGTGATAATTGGATAGATTTATCAAAACAACATAACA ACATCTTAAAAGATACAGAGCttacaattaaaacaatgaaTGCATCATTAAGGGGTAGAAATTCAGATAATCGATTTGAAGCAATTAAAACATATAGCAATAAATTACAG ggttctataaataagatattaacATATCGAGCAAAACAAGCAGAGCGACTCTACAATGTAGATATGATTCATTTACACTATGGTAGAATTTTCAGTGAACTCAGTGCTGTAGACAATGATATTGGTGATGCAGTTCAG aGAACCGGTCACTATATGGACTCGATTGCGTCAGCTATTAGTCCAGCATTGGAAGATGAGGAAGTTATTATGGACCAATTAaaaga gtacCTGGCTTTTACAAACTCTCTGCACACTTTTGTCAAAAATCATGATTCACTAAATTACAACTTAAACCAgttaaataatatgtcaaataataaag aaacTAGTGGAATAATGTCCAGACTCTTTGGTTATACTGCAGCCGCAGCTGAACGTGATACAGCAGCTATTGAAGCTTATGAAAATAAGAAGATAGAAGCCAAAGCAAATTATTC tgagtTTGTTGATAAATCATTAGAAAACTATAAAGAATTTGAGAGACAAAAAGACTCAGATCTTATGAAAATTCTTAAAGATTATGTAGCATTCCAAACTAAGTATGCTCAAaag GGGCTACAAAcgtggaaaaatattttacacagcaTACAAAGTATAGAATAA